From the Candidatus Edwardsbacteria bacterium genome, one window contains:
- a CDS encoding HAMP domain-containing sensor histidine kinase, with translation MVSFVKPHSRWTGIWRSYLFVGAASLVLVSLIYTTLLIRKLEEEPRIMSRVFARFCMTAAVPEVVGDVPETGIIFEEIIQKINFPVVVTDRKGVPLAWKNIGIEPYPMTTEQMKQWDSLPPGDPLAGVKTAILKLDGENQPIPMMINSDSTVVGYVHYGNPQILKELGYVPFIQIGMIALFVWIGFIGFRAIKAGEERAVWVGLAREAAHQLGTPISSLMGWLTLLKDGTKAPPEIIPEMENDLAHLEKVLNRFNQVGSIPKLAEADINQLLHQAVGYFTHRAANMGKNIRFEENYDPGPAVLLNRDLFTWAAENLIKNAIDAIEGPGGVISIGTVVSAKKIEITVSDNGRGIQPGHQKKIFSPGFTTKALGWGLGLSLVRRIIEDYHQGKIKLAGSRPGQGSAFLITLPLKRHGQ, from the coding sequence ATGGTCTCTTTCGTAAAACCCCATTCCAGATGGACCGGGATCTGGCGCTCCTACCTGTTCGTGGGCGCCGCCAGCCTGGTGCTGGTCTCCCTGATCTACACCACCCTGCTGATCCGCAAGCTGGAGGAGGAGCCCCGGATCATGTCCCGGGTGTTCGCCCGCTTCTGCATGACCGCGGCGGTGCCCGAGGTGGTGGGGGACGTTCCGGAGACCGGCATCATCTTCGAGGAGATCATCCAGAAGATAAACTTCCCGGTGGTGGTCACCGACCGGAAGGGCGTCCCCCTGGCCTGGAAGAATATCGGCATCGAGCCATACCCCATGACCACCGAACAGATGAAGCAGTGGGACTCGCTGCCGCCCGGCGACCCGCTGGCCGGGGTCAAGACCGCCATCCTGAAGCTGGACGGCGAGAACCAACCCATCCCCATGATGATCAACTCCGATTCCACGGTGGTGGGCTACGTGCATTACGGCAATCCCCAGATATTGAAGGAGCTGGGCTACGTCCCCTTCATCCAGATCGGCATGATCGCCCTGTTCGTCTGGATAGGATTCATAGGGTTCCGGGCCATCAAGGCCGGCGAGGAGCGGGCGGTGTGGGTGGGGCTGGCCCGGGAGGCGGCTCATCAGCTGGGCACCCCCATCTCATCCCTGATGGGCTGGCTGACCTTGCTCAAGGACGGCACCAAGGCCCCGCCGGAGATAATCCCCGAGATGGAGAACGACCTGGCCCATCTGGAGAAGGTGCTCAACCGTTTTAACCAGGTGGGCTCCATTCCCAAACTGGCCGAGGCCGATATCAACCAGCTGTTGCATCAGGCGGTGGGATATTTCACCCACCGGGCGGCCAACATGGGCAAGAACATCCGTTTTGAGGAAAACTACGACCCAGGCCCCGCGGTCCTGCTGAACCGGGACCTGTTCACCTGGGCGGCGGAGAACCTGATCAAGAACGCCATCGACGCCATCGAGGGCCCCGGCGGAGTGATATCGATAGGCACCGTTGTTTCCGCCAAAAAGATCGAGATCACCGTCAGCGACAACGGCCGGGGGATACAGCCGGGGCACCAGAAAAAGATCTTCTCCCCCGGCTTTACCACCAAGGCCCTGGGCTGGGGGCTGGGGCTTTCGCTGGTTCGGCGGATCATAGAGGATTACCACCAGGGGAAAATCAAGTTGGCTGGCAGCCGTCCGGGACAGGGCTCGGCCTTCCTGATAACCCTGCCCCTCAAAAGGCACGGCCAGTGA